One part of the Arabidopsis thaliana chromosome 1 sequence genome encodes these proteins:
- a CDS encoding formin-like protein, putative (DUF1005) (Protein of unknown function (DUF1005); FUNCTIONS IN: molecular_function unknown; INVOLVED IN: biological_process unknown; LOCATED IN: chloroplast; EXPRESSED IN: leaf apex, leaf whorl, root, petiole, leaf; EXPRESSED DURING: LP.06 six leaves visible, LP.04 four leaves visible, LP.10 ten leaves visible, LP.08 eight leaves visible, LP.12 twelve leaves visible; CONTAINS InterPro DOMAIN/s: Protein of unknown function DUF1005 (InterPro:IPR010410); BEST Arabidopsis thaliana protein match is: Protein of unknown function (DUF1005) (TAIR:AT3G19680.1); Has 143 Blast hits to 143 proteins in 17 species: Archae - 0; Bacteria - 4; Metazoa - 1; Fungi - 0; Plants - 137; Viruses - 1; Other Eukaryotes - 0 (source: NCBI BLink).) — translation MDPCSFVRIIVGNLAVRFPRSPSSSSSSSSSSGPSVSDVSSGNCYCKIKFKSFPRQIVSVPVLLRTESESESRCCSGNVSTVAACFSLSKSQIETSLKKAKWSVLSVEVYSRRSASCGFVAASGEKLIGRFQVTLDLKAAESKTCLAHNGWVDLGTKSKNNKKSGSDPELHVSVRVEPDTRFVFQFDGEPECSPQVFQVQGNAKQAVFTCKFGFRNSGDRNLSLSLSSVTSGKEQFSKERKGWSITIHDLSGSPVAMASMVTPFVPSPGSNRVSRSSPGAWLILRPDGYTWKPWVRLQAWREPGVSDVLGYRFELYKDGIAVAVSASSSISTKLGGSFIIDGSTSTTTTASWSSSEGSFDLSSWSSIRSSRTDSGSGSDFRFSLSQAQQNLGFVMSTRVQGVEKQSKPKVEVGVKHVTCTEDAAAHVALAAAVDLSMDACRLFSQKLRNELRQPSRVDIV, via the exons ATGGATCCTTGCTCTTTCGTACGCATCATCGTCGGGAATTTGGCGGTTAGGTTTCCGAGATCACCGTCGtcatcatcgtcgtcttcttcttcatctggaCCGTCTGTTTCGGATGTATCCTCTGGTAATTGCTATTGTAAAATCAAGTTCAAGAGTTTCCCACGCCAGATTGTTTCTGTTCCCGTTCTGTTGCGAACCGAATCGGAATCAGAGTCTCGGTGTTGTTCCGGTAACGTCTCAACCGTCGCTGCTTGCTTTAGTCTAAGTAAGTCTCAGATTGAGACGTCTCTTAAGAAGGCTAAATGGAGTGTTCTCTCCGTCGAGGTTTACTCTCGCCGTAGTGCGTCGTGTGGATTTGTCGCTGCTTCCGGTGAGAAGCTGATTGGTCGGTTTCAGGTTACGCTTGATTTGAAGGCGGCGGAGTCAAAGACGTGTTTGGCACACAACGGCTGGGTTGATTTGGGCACTAAATCGAAGAATAATAAGAAGTCCGGGTCGGATCCTGAGCTCCACGTTAGCGTACGGGTTGAACCCGACACGAGGTTTGTGTTTCAATTCGACGGCGAGCCCGAGTGTAGTCCTCAGGTTTTTCAAGTCCAAGGAAACGCAAAACAAGCTGTTTTCACTTGCAAGTTCGGGTTCAGAAACTCCGGTGATCGGAATCTTAGTCTCAG CTTATCATCGGTGACAAGTGGAAAGGAACAGttttcaaaagagagaaaaggttGGTCGATAACGATCCATGATCTCTCTGGTTCACCAGTAGCTATGGCTTCAATGGTCACACCTTTCGTACCATCTCCTGGTTCCAACCGCGTCTCTCGGTCTAGTCCTGGAGCTTGGCTAATCCTCAGACCTGATGGCTACACCTGGAAGCCATGGGTTCGCCTTCAGGCATGGCGTGAACCAGGCGTCTCCGATGTTCTAGGTTACCGTTTCGAGCTTTATAAAGACGGTATCGCTGTTGCAGTCTCTGCTTCCTCGTCGATCAGCACAAAACTTGGCGGGAGTTTCATCATTGATGGATCCACTTCTACGACTACGACTGCTTCTTGGAGTAGCTCTGAAGGAAGTTTCGATCTTTCTTCGTGGTCAAGCATCAGATCATCAAGAACTGATTCAGGATCGGGGTCGGATTTCAGGTTCTCACTGTCTCAAGCGCAACAAAACTTGGGGTTTGTGATGTCGACGAGGGTGCAAGGAGtggagaaacagagcaagCCTAAGGTGGAGGTAGGTGTGAAGCACGTGACTTGTACGGAGGATGCGGCGGCGCACGTGGCACTAGCAGCGGCGGTGGATCTAAGCATGGATGCTTGTAGGCTCTTCTCTCAGAAGCTAAGAAATGAGCTGAGACAGCCAAGTCGTGTTGATATCGTTTGA
- a CDS encoding CAP (Cysteine-rich secretory proteins, Antigen 5, and Pathogenesis-related 1 protein) superfamily protein, whose product MNTFKTPFLIIVAISFLVLATNAQNAQQDYLNTHNTARAQVGVANVVWDTVVAAYATNYANARKVDCSLTPSTGGSYGENLANGNNALFTGVAAVNLWVNEKPYYNYTANACIGAQQCKHYTQVVWSNSVKIGCARVLCNNGGYFVGCNYDASGNQAGQYPY is encoded by the exons ATGAATACTTTCAAAACCCCATTTCTCATCATCGTTGCGATTAGCTTTCTGGTTCTTGCAACCAACGCTCAAAACGCTCAACAAGACTACCTTAACACTCACAACACCGCCCGTGCGCAGGTTGGAGTAGCGAATGTTGTGTGGGACACAGTCGTAGCGGCCTACGCAACAAACTATGCGAATGCTAGAAAAGTCGACTGCAGCCTCACGCCCTCAACTGGAGGATCTTATGGAGAAAACCTAGCCAATGGAAATAATGCCTTGTTCACAGGTGTAGCCGCCGTGAATCTTTGGGTTAACGAGAAACCTTACTACAACTACACTGCCAATGCATGCATAG GTGCACAACAATGCAAACATTACACGCAAGTGGTGTGGAGTAACTCGGTGAAGATAGGGTGTGCTAGGGTTCTATGCAACAATGGCGGGTATTTCGTGGGTTGTAACTATGATGCATCTGGTAATCAGGCCGGACAGTACCCTTACTAA